The DNA sequence TTAAATTAGAAAACATGTACGATATATAGccattggagccactgtctgcaTCACTGGCGTTCACGGTGGTAATATAGGTGCTTTTCAGTGCGTTTTCCACCACAGCAGCCCTGTACACTGACTGGTTGAACACAGGCGCATTGTCATTGGCATCTAGGACAGTGATTTCGATATTTACTGTGCCAGATCTCTGCGGATTTCCACCGTCTATAGCGATTAGctttagagagagaagaggatgttcctctctgtctaacGGTTTCTGGAGAACCATCTCGGCATATTTACTAGCGTCAGGATTTGTATGTTGTTTTAGGACAAAATTATCATTCGGTGTTAGAATGTAATTTTGTAAGGCGTTAAGGCCTACATCAGGGTCATCTGCAGTTGCTAAGACAAAGCGCGCCCCTGCAGAAGCAGATTCGCTGATTTTCAATTGTATATCATTCTGTTGAAACACGGGTGCATTATCATTAACGTCTAATATTTCTACAGTGACCAGGTGTAGTTCCATCGGATTCTCTAGAATCATTTCGAAGCTGAAGCTACAAGGCGTGACGTCGCCACAAAGCTGCTCTCGGTCTATTCTCTCACTTACGACTAGAATCCCTTTGTCTGTCTTCAGCTCTGTGTACTGAATGTTTTCTCCGGTCACGATACGGGCCCGGCCCGCACTTAGCCTTTTCAAATCTAACCCCAGATCTTGAGCCACGTTACCGATAAGAGAGCCTTTCTTCATCTCCTCCGGAATGGAATACCGGATTTGGGAACTCACAGTATGACTGAGATACAGAAGAGAAACCAATACTTGCCATCGCAGTCCACAACGCATACGCCATCTTATGCATATAGGTTGAATGAAACTTTCAAATTCCATAGCCAACAAAACAAATCCAACACGAAAAGTCCTTATACTGTATCCGTAAATGGGGAGCAAAGAGAACAGTAGTAGTCGACGTATTATCTTAATCCAGTCTACTTTAACCGTTCTCGTACTTGTAAGCTACATGTAAGAACCAGAACGATTGTCTCTCTGCCCCGCCTAGTGTGAAGCGCAGTCTCTCCAGCTCCTCTGGTAGAGCGCAGTGTTAGGGGAGGGGACTCCACTGACTGACAACACCTGACAGAAATAATTTCACTGACCAATAGCGGCCCTCAGAGTCCAAAACATGAACACCAGATGTTATGTAAAAATATAGAACTGCACAGAAATGATTCAACACTTTCCAGCACTATTTTCTTATCAAAGTGTCACAAATAAAAACACTGTGGTATGTGCAATCGAAATAAATGCACAGTTCAATTACTAAAATAATATGACCAGAAGGGAAATAGTAGCCTCGTCATTTCATAGTAAAACACGCCAGCCTATCTTCTCAACCCCAGTTTGGATCGTGCGTAAACATGCCAACGAAACAGCGGTCCAAGGCATCACTGATAAATACAGCAAAATACTTGTATTAAAAGTGATGTTGTTTGTTACATGACTACCTGTAAACATGGGTCAAATGTACAGTTACTCTTGATCCATATAGGGAAGTTGTAACCAGGCTCAgcatagagagtgagagagaggagagcatacTGTTGCGCACTAAAAGTGGCGCGGTACACACGGAGCAGTGCTGACATAGTCTTACAGCGATACAGCCTTACTTACTATAGTGGCGCTCAGCATTCATGATAATTTTGAAGTAATTTCCCACCAACTCAACGGGCAGATCATGTTCAACttctaattgtttttgttttttgccatAATTAAAACATGTTCCTTGGGGAAAACTGAGCCGTTTAAGGATATAGCGACAAAAGAAAGCCCATAAAGAATGCCCAGTAGCTGAATTAGCCCAACAAGTTAGTTAGTCACAGAGGGAGCAAACCGAATAAATCCGCACCAGAGCACAATAGAAAACGAATAGATACAGAGGACAGATGGCAGAGATTAACTCCAACAAAATGAGCTACGTCATTTTAACTCAAATTAACTCACCTCTAGCGGGGAGTCAGGTTCATCCAATAAGTTATTTTCAGTCTGCATCCGCTGCATCGTCCCTGTAGAACTGGGGTCCATTATCAGTACGTTCTGACTACAGGGTCTGGCGAACTGACAGTCACTCTTTCTGGAGTCAGTCGTCCTGCACACCTCGTAATTGTACACGTGCTGTAGAGTTCCTGTCCCCAAAGTGTCTGCGTAACGCGGTGGATAATACGGAATAACCGGGAGGTTGGAATGATAGAGGATGCGAGACTGTCTCCATCTGTATATTTTCACTGATATAATAACCACTAAACATGTAATAAACAAAAATGAGACTACAGCCAAAGCCAAGACTAAGTAAAAAGTCAGGTTGTCGTTGTACTCCTTGTCGTGCGTAAAGTCAGTGAACTCCGAGAGCACTTCAGGGAAGCTGTCCGCCACCGCCACGTTAACATTGACTGTAGCTGAACGAGAGGGCTGTCCATTGTCCTCCACTACAACAACAAGCCTTTGTTTCACAGCATCTTTATCATTGACTTGGCGTATAGTTCTTATTTCCCCATTCTGTAAGCCCACTTCAAACAGCGCTCTGTCTGTCATTTTCTGCAGTTTATACGAGAGCCAAGCATTCTGTCCAGAGTCCACATCAACAGCCACCACTTTAGTGACAAGATAACCCACATCTGCCGAACGAGGCACCATTTCAGCCACCAGAGAGCTGCTTGTCTGGACTGGGTACAGAACCTGAGGCGCGTTGTCGTTCTGATCTTGGATAAAGATGTTGACACTCACATTGCTACTGAATGGAGGAGAGCCGCCATCTTGCGCCTTAACCACGAGTCTTAGTTGCTTAATTTGTTCATAATCAAAGGAGCGCACTGCGTTTATGACCCCGCTCTCTGCGTTTACGGAAACATAAACAGACACAGGAGTCCCGCTGACATCAGTATCCTCTAGAATATAGGAAATACGGGCATTTTGATTGGAATCAGTGTCTTTAGCTCTAACAGTAAATATAGAAACACCTGGAGAGTTATTTTCTGCGATATAAGAGGTGTACACGCCACGTGGAAACACTGGGGCATTGTCGTTGACGTCGGACACCTTCAGGTGAAAGGTTCTCTTACTTGAGAGAGAAGGCGACCCTGCGTCAGTGGCGactacagtgatgttatattctgacACCTTCTCACGATCTAAAACAGCGCCTGTTAGCAAGGTGTAGTAATTTCTTAGATTGGATTTTATATTGAAAGGAATGTGTTGGCCTATGCTACAGCTCACCTGTCCGTTTTCACCCGAGTCAAGGTCTTTAACATTGATAATTCCGATGGTTGTACCGTGAGGTGAATCTTCAGAGATTGGACTAGTGAACGACATGACACTTATTACAGGCTCATTGTCGTTTACATCAATTACCTCAACAATGACTTTGCTAGAATCAGTCAAGCCACCTTGGTCTGTGGCATCTATTCGAATTTCGTATTTCTTATATTTTTCATAATCTATTTCCCCTAACACGGAAATGACACCAGTCTTTGCATCAATAGTGAATGTTTCGGAAACTGTGCTTTTTAAATTAGAAAACATGTACGATATATAGccattggagccactgtctgcaTCACTGGCGTTCACGGTGGTAATATAGGTGCTTTTCAGTGCGTTTTCCACCACAGCAGCCCTGTACACTGACTGGTTGAACACAGGCGCATTGTCATTGGCATCTAGGACAGTGATTTCGATATTTACTGTGCCAGATCTCTGCGGATTTCCACCGTCTATAGCGATTAGctttagagagagaagaggatgttcctctctgtctaacGGTTTCTGGAGAACCATCTCGGCATATTTACTAGCGTCAGGATTTGTATGTTGTTTTAGGACAAAATTATCATTCGGTGTTAGAATGTAATTTTGTAAGGCGTTAAGGCCTACATCAGGGTCATCTGCAGTTGCTAAGACAAAGCGCGCCCCTGCAGAAGCAGATTCGCTGATTTTCAATTGTATATCATTCTGTTGAAACACGGGTGCATTATCATTAACGTCTAATATTTCTACAGTGACCAGGTGTAGTTCCATCGGATTCTCTAGAATCATTTCGAAGCTGAAGCTACAAGGCGTGACGTCGCCACAAAGCTGCTCTCGGTCTATTCTCTCACTTACGACTAGAATCCCTTTGTCTGTCTTCAGCTCTGTGTACTGAATGTTTTCTCCGGTCACGATACGGGCCCGGCCCGCACTTAGCCTTTTCAAATCTAACCCCAGATCTTGAGCCACGTTACCGATAAGAGAGCCTTTCTTCATCTCCTCCGGAATGGAATACCGGATTTGGGAACTCACAGTATGACTGAGATACAGAAGAGAAACCAATACTTGCCATCGCAGTCCACAACGCATACGCCATCTTATGCATATAGGTTGAATGAAACTTTCAAATTCCATAGCCAACAAAACAAATCCAACACGAAAAGTCCTTATACTGTATCCGTAAATGGGGAGCAAAGAGAACAGTAGTAGTCGACGTATTATCTTAATCCAGTCTACTTTAACCGTTCTCGTACTTGTAAGCTACATGTAAGAACCAGAACGATTGTCTCTCTGCCCCGCCTAGTGTGAAGCGCAGTCTCTCCAGCTCCTCTGGTAGAGCGCAGTGTTAGGGGAGGGGACTCCACTGACTGACAACACCTGACAGAAATAATTTCACTGACCAATAGCGGCCCTCAGAGTCCAAAACATGAACACCAGATGTTATGTAAAAATATAGAACTGCACAGAAATGATTCAACACTTTCCAGCACTATTTTCTTATCAAAGTGTCACAAATAAAAACACTGTGGTATGTGCAATCGAAATAAATGCACAGTTCAATTACTAAAATAATATGACCAGAAGGGAAATAGTAGCCTCGTCATTTCATAGTAAAACACGCCAGCCTATCTTCTCAACCCCAGTTTGGATCGTGCGTAAACATGCCAACGAAACAGCGGTCCAAGGCATCACTGATAAATACAGCAAAATACTTGTATTAAAAGTGATGTTGTTTGTTACATGACTACCTGTAAACATGGGTCAAATGTACAGTTACTCTTGATCCATATAGGGAAGTTGTAACCAGGCTCAgcatagagagtgagagagaggagagcatacTGTTGCGCACTAAAAGTGGCGCGGTACACACGGAGCAGTGCTGACATAGTCTTACAGCGATACAGCCTTACTTACTATAGTGGCGCTCAGCATTCATGATAATTTTGAAGTAATTTCCCACCAACTCAACGGGCAGATCATGTTCAACttctaattgtttttgttttttgccatAATTAAAACATGTTCCTTGGGGAAAACTGAGCCGTTTAAGGATATAGCGACAAAAGAAAGCCCATAAAGAATGCCCAGTAGCTGAATTAGCCCAACAAGTTAGTTAGTCACAGAGGGAGCAAACCGAATAAATCCGCACCAGAGCACAATAGAAAACGAATAGATACAGAGGACAGATGGCAGAGATTAACTCCAACAAAATGAGCTACGTCATTTTAACTCAAATTAACTCACCTCTAGCGGGGAGTCAGGTTCATCCAATAAGTTATTTTCAGTCTGCATCCGCTGCATCGTCCCTGTAGAACTGGGGTCCATTATCAGTACGTTCTGACTACAGGGTCTGGCGAACTGACAGTCACTCTTTCTGGAGTCAGTCGTCCTGCACACCTCGTAATTGTACACGTGCTGTAGAGTTCCTGTCCCCAAAGTGTCTGCGTAACGCGGTGGATAATACGGAATAACCGGGAGGTTGGAATGATAGAGGATGCGAGACTGTCTCCATCTGTATATTTTCACTGATATAATAACCACTAAACACGTAATAAACGAAAAGGAGACTACAGCCAAAGCCAAGACTAAGTAAAAAGTAAGGTTGTCATTGTACTCCTTGTCGTGCGTAAAGTCAGTGAACTCCGAGAGTACTTCAGGGAAGCTGTCCGCCACCGCCACGTTAACATTGACTGTGGCTGAACGAGAGGGCTGCCCGTTGTCCTCCACTACAACAGTGAGCCTTTGCTTCACAGCATCTTTATCGTTGACTTGGCGTATAGTTCTTATTTCTCCATTCTGTAAGCCCACTTCAAAAAGCGCCCTGTCTGTCGCTTTCTGCAGTTTGTACGAGAGCCAAGCATTCTGTCCAGAGTCCACATCAACAGCCACCACTTTAGTCACAAGATAGCCAACATCTGCTGAACGAGGTACCATTTCAGCCACCAGGGAGCTGCTGGCTTGAACTGGGTACAGAACCTGAGGTGCGTTGTCATTCTGGTCCTGGATAATAATGTTGACACTCACATTGCTACTGAGTGGAGGAGAGCCTCCATCTTGCGCCTTAACCACGAGTTTAAGCTGTTTTATTTGTTCATAATCAAAGGAACGCACCGCATGTAAAACCCCGGTTTCAGAGTTAATTGATATATAACTAGAGACTGGAGTTCCACTTATCTTCGTGTCCTCCAAGAGGTACGAGATTCTTGCGTTTTGATTCCAGTCAGAGTCCAGCGCGCTGATAGTAAATATGGACATTCCAGGAGAGTTATTCTCTGTGACGTAGGCAGAGTAGGTGCCTTTGGCGAACAATGGGGAATTATCGTTCACGTCAGAGATTTTAAGGTGTATTGTCCTGGAGCTTGAGAGAGGAGGCGAACCCGAGTCTGTCGCCtttatggttatattatattctgGCATAGTCTCTCGGTCGAAAGCTGAATCTGTGATTACAGTATAATAATTAGTCAATGAGGATTTGATCTTAAATGGGAGGTTGTTGTCTATTGAACACATAACGTGACCATTACTCTCTGAGTCAGCGTCTTTCACATTGATTATCGCTATGGTTGTTCCCAGCGGGGAATCTTCAGAAACAGGGCTGGAGAAAGACATGACGTTTATAACGGGAGAATTATCGTTGACGTCAACAATCTCGATTAAAACTTTACTGGAGACGGTTAAACCTCCCTGGTCCATAGCCTCAATCATCAATTCATATTTCTTGTCTTTTTCATAATCTATTTTCCCTACAAGTGTCATTGTGCCAGTTGTCTCATCCATGTGAAATATATCTGATTGGTGCTCTTTCAAGTTGGAAAAATAATATGTAATGAGCCCGTTCGATCCACTGTCT is a window from the Oncorhynchus clarkii lewisi isolate Uvic-CL-2024 chromosome 14, UVic_Ocla_1.0, whole genome shotgun sequence genome containing:
- the LOC139365794 gene encoding protocadherin gamma-A8-like, coding for MAHTVSSQIRYSIPEEMKKGSLIGNVAQDLGLDLKRLSAGRARIVTGENIQYTELKTDKGILVVSERIDREQLCGDVTPCSFSFEMILENPMELHLVTIFIQDQNDNAPQVLYPVQTSSSLVAEMVPRSADVGYLVTKVVAVDVDSGQNAWLSYKLQKMTDRALFEVGLQNGEIRTIRQVNDKDAVKQRLVVVVEDNGQPSRSATVNVNVAVADSFPEVLSEFTDFTHDKEYNDNLTFYLVLALAVVSFLFITCLVVIISVKIYRWRQSRILYHSNLPVIPYYPPRYADTLGTGTLQHVYNYEVCRTTDSRKSDCQFARPCSQNVLIMDPSSTGTMQRMQTENNLLDEPDSPLEVS
- the LOC139365795 gene encoding protocadherin gamma-A10-like, which gives rise to MASEGFLRPRCVKLSLCCGLRWQVLFFLLYFSHIVSGQIRYSIPEEMKKGSLIGNVAQDLGLDLKRLRAGRARIVTGESIQYTELKTDKGILVVSERIDREQLCGDVTPCSFSFEMILENPMELHRLTVEILDINDNAPIFRKNEIKFEISESVILGSRFMLASAEDADVGNNGLQKYILMPNDNFVLKQHSNPDGRKYAEIILQKPLDREEHPRLSLKLIAVDGGNPQRSGTVNIEITVLDANDNAPVFNQSVYRATVMENAPKDTYITTVNASDADSGSNGLITYYFSNLKEHQSDIFHMDETTGTMTLVGKIDYEKDKKYELMIEAMDQGGLTVSSKVLIEIVDVNDNSPVINVMSFSSPVSEDSPLGTTIAIINVKDADSESNGHVMCSIDNNLPFKIKSSLTNYYTVITDSAFDRETMPEYNITIKATDSGSPPLSSSRTIHLKISDVNDNSPLFAKGTYSAYVTENNSPGMSIFTISALDSDWNQNARISYLLEDTKISGTPVSSYISINSETGVLHAVRSFDYEQIKQLKLVVKAQDGGSPPLSSNVSVNIIIQDQNDNAPQVLYPVQASSSLVAEMVPRSADVGYLVTKVVAVDVDSGQNAWLSYKLQKATDRALFEVGLQNGEIRTIRQVNDKDAVKQRLTVVVEDNGQPSRSATVNVNVAVADSFPEVLSEFTDFTHDKEYNDNLTFYLVLALAVVSFSFITCLVVIISVKIYRWRQSRILYHSNLPVIPYYPPRYADTLGTGTLQHVYNYEVCRTTDSRKSDCQFARPCSQNVLIMDPSSTGTMQRMQTENNLLDEPDSPLEVS